A window of Plantibacter sp. PA-3-X8 genomic DNA:
TGAGGGTCGGCACCTCGCCGAGGCCGAACGGGGCGGTGGTCAGGCGGCTCGCGATCACGCGTGCGAACGGCAGCACGCGGTCCGTGGCGGCGAGGAGTCCGTTCGTCCAGGAACCGGTGGCGAGGACGACCTCGTCGCCGAGGACGCGCTCGCCGGCCGCGGTCAGCACGCCGACGGCTCGGCCACCCTCGGCGAGGAAATCGACGACGGGCGTGTGCTCGACGATCTCGACGCCCTCGGCCCGGGCGAGCGCCGCGAGCGCGAGTCCGGCGTCGGGCGCGCTGATCTGGATGCCGTCGGGATGGATGAACGCCCCGACAATGGCCTCAGGGTCGAGACCCGGAACGAGCTCAGCGGTCTCGACGGCGGTGAGCAGGCGGGCGTCCTCGGGTCGGAGCGGGTGCTCGGCGAACGGCAGCAGGTGATCGAGCACGGCCTGCTCGGTGAGCGCGAGCCACACGTTGCCCGTGTTCCGCAGACCGATGTCATATCCGGCCGCGTCGAGCCCACGGTAGAAGTCGAGGCCCGCCTGCTCGAGGGCGAGTTCCGACTCGTCCCAGTACCAGGCGTAGCCCGCCGCCCAGAGGCCGACGAAGCCCGCTCCCGCCGCGGTCGTCGCTCCGGCGGTGGTGCCCGACTCGAGGACCGTCACCCGGCGCCCGGCGCGGGCGAGGTGGACGGCGGTCGCCAGGCCGAAGAGGCCGGCACCGACGATGACGGTGGTTGCGGGGCGGGGGTCGGTCACCCTTCGAGGCTAGTCACTCGCCGTCCAGGAGCCGACCACCCCGTCGCAATCCGACACTCGCCGTGTCCTTCGCCGGCGGATTCCGCGTCCCCGACTCAGGAGGTGTGCGGCGCGCCGGTCCCGTCAGCGGTCGACGCGCCGGAGCACTCCTGAGTCGGGGGCAAGGGCGGGGCTAGATGACGCCCTGGGCGAGCATCGCGTCCGCGACCTTCACGAACGCGGCGGTGTTCGCCCCGACGACGTAGTCACCCGGCCGACCGTAGCGCTCGGCGGCCTCGTAGGCGGCGCGGTGCACACCGTGCATGATTCCGCGGAGTTTCACCTCGCTGTCGTCGAAGGACCACCGCTGCCGGGCCGCGTTCTGGCTCATCTCGAGCGCCGAGGTCGCCACGCCACCGGCGTTCGCCGCCTTCCCCGGGCCGAAGAGGACGCCGGCCTGCTGGAACACCCGCACCGCCTCGGGCGTCGACGGCATGTTCGCACCCTCTGCTACCGCGATGACGCCGTGCTTCACGAGGGCGATCGCGTCACGTTCGTGCAGCTCGTTCTGCGTCGCACTCGGCAGCGCGATCTCCCCCGGGACGTCCCACACGCTGCCGCCGGCGACGAAGTGGGCGCCCTGACGGCGGGTGGCGTACTCGGAGATCCGGCCGCGCTCGACCTCCTTGATCTGCTTGAGGAGCTCGAGGTCGATGCCGGCGTCGTCGACCACGTATCCGGAGGAGTCCGACGCGGTGACGGCGGTCCCGCCGAGCTGATGGACCTTCTCGATCGCGTAGGTCGCGACGTTCCCGGAGCCCGACACGATGACGCGCTTGCCCTCGACCCCGCGGCCGTCGACGGCGAGCATCTCGTCCACGAAGAACACCGTCCCGTACCCGGTCGCCTCGGTACGCACCTCGGCGCCGCCCCAGCCGACACCCTTGCCGGTGAACATGCCCGACTCGTGACGGTTGGTGATCTTCCGGTACTGGCCGAAGAGGAAGCCGATCTCGCGCGCGCCGACGCCGATGTCGCCGGCAGGGACGTCGGTGTGCTCGCCGAGGTGGCGGTAGAGCTCGTTCATGAAGCTCTGGCAGAAGCGCATGATCTCGGCGTCCGACCGCCCGTGCGGGTCGAAGTCGCTGCCGCCCTTCGCGCCGCCGATGCCCTGCGCGGTGAGGGCGTTCTTGAAGATCTGCTCGAACCCGAGGAACTTCACGATCGACAGGTTCACGCTCGGGTGGAAGCGCAACCCGCCCTTGTACGGGCCGAGCGCCGAGTTGAACTGGACGCGGAATCCGCGGTTCACCTGCACCCGGTTGCGGTCGTCGGTCCACGGCACACGGAAGACGACCTGCCGCTCGGGTTCGACGAGACGTTCGAGGATGCCCGCCTCGAGGTACTCGGGGTGTTCGTCGAGCGCCGGGCGGATGGACTCGAGGACTTCGAGGAGCGCCTGGTGGAACTCGGGTTCGCCCGCGTTGCGCCGCAGGGCGGCCTCCGCGACGGCGTGGACGGGGTCGGTGGACGTGGTGGTGCCGGTCACTGTGGTGCTTTCTGATCGGCCGACCAGGCGTCTCCGGCTGTCGCTCGACGGTGGTCGGAGGCAGTGGAGCGCGACTCGCCGGCGGGGAGGTACACGGGCCGTCGTGGGGCCTCGGCAAGCCTGGCAGCCGCGATAGATATCCGTCAAACGTCGACTAGACGAGCCGGCCGAACCAGTGGGACGACGACCTAGAGGTGGTCGTGCTCCGCGGCCTCGCTCGGGATGATCGGGATCGCGAGGGCCGGGAGCACCGCGA
This region includes:
- a CDS encoding FAD-binding oxidoreductase; the protein is MTDPRPATTVIVGAGLFGLATAVHLARAGRRVTVLESGTTAGATTAAGAGFVGLWAAGYAWYWDESELALEQAGLDFYRGLDAAGYDIGLRNTGNVWLALTEQAVLDHLLPFAEHPLRPEDARLLTAVETAELVPGLDPEAIVGAFIHPDGIQISAPDAGLALAALARAEGVEIVEHTPVVDFLAEGGRAVGVLTAAGERVLGDEVVLATGSWTNGLLAATDRVLPFARVIASRLTTAPFGLGEVPTLMIPELDGLWIREHLGGLTYGNGVGYEVLAVHDSPADRRPDRPDLVEAMREHLSPIISELIPAAAPVVDDAEAVQGIVSYTADRRFIAGPLPELDGLYVVAGDNESGVTHGPGLGRMLAELMVTGESPFVDASRYAPGRFPSRPFADEAAVAAAMPARRAVDARATAATRETTESGLPAESGR
- the gdhA gene encoding NADP-specific glutamate dehydrogenase: MTGTTTSTDPVHAVAEAALRRNAGEPEFHQALLEVLESIRPALDEHPEYLEAGILERLVEPERQVVFRVPWTDDRNRVQVNRGFRVQFNSALGPYKGGLRFHPSVNLSIVKFLGFEQIFKNALTAQGIGGAKGGSDFDPHGRSDAEIMRFCQSFMNELYRHLGEHTDVPAGDIGVGAREIGFLFGQYRKITNRHESGMFTGKGVGWGGAEVRTEATGYGTVFFVDEMLAVDGRGVEGKRVIVSGSGNVATYAIEKVHQLGGTAVTASDSSGYVVDDAGIDLELLKQIKEVERGRISEYATRRQGAHFVAGGSVWDVPGEIALPSATQNELHERDAIALVKHGVIAVAEGANMPSTPEAVRVFQQAGVLFGPGKAANAGGVATSALEMSQNAARQRWSFDDSEVKLRGIMHGVHRAAYEAAERYGRPGDYVVGANTAAFVKVADAMLAQGVI